The genomic DNA CCTCGTCACCGTCAAGGGCCCGAAGGGCACCCTGGAGCACACGGTTGCTTCGCCGATCACGGTCGCGCTGGACGAGAACACCCTCCAGGTGTCTCGCCCCGACGACCAGCGCGAGTCCCGCTCGCTCCACGGCCTCACGCGTTCGCTGATCAACAACCTGATCATCGGCGTGACCCAGGGATACGAAAAGAAGCTCGAGATCGTCGGAACGGGCTACCGCGTCCAGGCCAAGGGCCAGGACCTGGAGTTCGCTCTCGGATACTCGCACCCGATCACCGTCAAGGCTCCGGAAGGCATCACCTTCACGGTCGAGAGCCCGACGAAGTTCAGCGTGTCTGGCATCAGCAAGCAGCAGGTCGGCGAGGTTTCCGCCAACGTGCGCAAGCTCCGCAAGCCGGACCCGTACAAGGGCAAGGGTGTCCGTTACGCCGGCGAGCAGATCCGCCGCAAGGTCGGAAAGGCTGGTAAGTAACCATGGCGATCAACATCAACAAGAAGCGCAACACGAAGAACAAGCAGGCTGCGCGTTCGCGCCGTCAGCTTCGCATCCGCAAGCGCATCGCGGGCACGGCTGCACGGCCGCGTCTCGTCGTCAACCGCTCCGCACGTCACATGTTCGTGCAGGTCGTCGACGACTCCCGCGGCGTGACCGTGGCCTCCGCGTCGACGATGGAAGCCGACCTGCGCGGCTTCGACGGCGACAAGTCGGCCAAGGCCAAGCGCGTCGGTGAGCTCGTTGCCGAGCGCGCAAAGGCTGCGGGCGTCGAGGCGGTCGTCTTCGACCGCGGCGGCAACCGCTACCACGGCCGTGTGGCCGCGGTGGCCGAGGGCGCACGTGAAGGCGGTCTGGCACTGTGAGCGAAGCAACCAACGAAAAGGAAACTCAGGTGACTGAAGCAAACGCTGCTGAGGCAACTGAAGCGGCTACGGCCAACTCCGGCTCCGAGGATCGTCGCGGCGCTCGCCGTGACGGCGGCCGGGGCGGCGAGCGCGGCGGACGTCGTGAGGGTGGCCGTGGTGGCCGCGATTCCCGCGACAGCCGTGGCAACGACGACAAGGACAAGTTCCTTGAGCGCGTCGTGACCATCAACCGTGTCGCCAAGGTCGTCAAGGGCGGCCGGCGTTTCAGCTTCACCGCCCTCGTCGTCGTCGGTGACGGCAACGGCATGGTCGGTGTCGGCTACGGCAAGGCCAAGGAAGTTCCCGCCGCGATCGCCAAGGCGGTCGAGGAGGCCAAGAAGTCCTTCTTCCGGGTCCCCCGCATCGGCGGCACCATCCCGCACATCGTCCAGGGCGAGGCCGCTGCCGGCGTCGTGCTCCTGCGTCCGGCATCGCCGGGTACCGGTGTTATCGCCGGTGGTCCCGTCCGCGCCGTGCTCGAGTGCGCTGGCATCCACGACGTCCTCTCGAAGTCGCTGGGTTCCTCGAACGCGATCAACATCGTCCACGCGACGGTCGCGGCGCTCCAGGGCCTCGAGGAGCCGGCAGCTGTTGCCGCGCGCCGCGGGCTTGCCCTCGACGAGGTCGTTCCCGCGTCCATCCTTCGGGCGATGCAGAACGAAAAGGCAGGTGCGTGACCATGGCTAAGCGACTGGTCGCAAACGACGCGAACATCGAGATCACTCAGATTCGTTCCGGCATCGGCGGAAAGCAGAACCAGCGCGACACGCTGCGGTCGCTCGGCCTCAAGCACATCGGTGACACCGTTGTGCGCAAGGCTGACGCCGTGACGGTCGGCATGGTCAACACTGTTTCCCACCTCGTGCAGGTCGAGGAGGCGAAGTAACAATGGCAGAGAACACCACTGAGCACGCGCTCAAGGTGCACCACCTCCGTCCGGCGCCTGGAGCCAAGAAGGCCAAGACCCGCGTGGGTCGTGGCGAGGGCTCCAAGGGCAAGACGGCTGGCCGCGGCACCAAGGGCACGAAGGCTCGTTACCAGGTCAAGGCCGGGTTCGCAGGCGGGCAGCTTCCGCTGCACATGCGCCTTCCGAAGCTTCGCGGCTTCAAGAACCCGTTCCGTGTCGAGTTCCAGGTGGTCAACCTTGACCGCATCCAGGAGCTCTTCCCGGAGGGCGGCACCATCACGGTCGACGATCTCGTCGCCAAGGGTGCCGTGCGCAAGAACGAGCTCGTCAAGGTCCTCGGATCCGGCGAGATCAACGTCAAGGTCGACGTGAAGGTTCACGCCTTCTCCGCTTCGGCTGAGCAGAAGATCACCGCCGCTGGCGGCTCGATCACCGGCGAGCTCTAAACAGAGCCTCCGGTCCCGGCTCGCCGGGCGAAGCACTGCGACCCCCGCTCCTCGTCTCATGAGGAGCGGGGGTCGTCCTTGCATCCGGGCAACGACAGTTATCCCCAGAGTGAAAGCGCCCCTGGGGCAGGCCCGGTAGACTACTTGTCTTGGGTCCGTGCCAGGCACGGGCACCCTACTGGAGCGGCCGTGTCCGCCACCTGTTTTACGTCTGAGGAGGACGCTTGCTGACCGCTATCGGCCGTGCATTCCGAACGCAGGACTTGCGCCGCAAGCTCTTGTTCACGCTGTTGATCCTTGCGATCTACCGGCTGGGTGTCTTCATCCCCGCGCCGGGCGTGAGCTACGAGAACGTGCAGCAGTGCCTGAACATGAATGTCACCCAGGGCGGCGCTTACCAATTCGTCAACCTGTTCTCCGGCGGAGCGCTCCTTCAAGTCTCGATCTTCGCGCTCGGCATCATGCCGTACATCACGGCGAGCATCATCGTTCAGCTTCTGCGCGTCATCATCCCTCGCTTCCAGGAGCTCCATGAGGAGGGGCAGACGGGCCAGGCGAAGCTGACCCAGTGGACGCGGTACCTGACCATTGCGCTCGGCATCCTCAATGCAACGACGCTCATCACCACGGCCCGCACTGGTGCGCTCTTCAACCACCAGTGCCCCCTGCCCGTGATCCCCAACGATGACATCGTGACGATCCTCCTCATGATCATCACGCTGACTGCGGGTACGGCCCTCATGATGTGGATGGGCGAGCTCATCACGGAGCGGGGCGTCGGCAACGGCATGTCGCTGCTGATCTTCATCTCCATCGCCTCCGGCTTCCCTGCGGCCATGGACGCCATCATCAAGGCCAAGGGCTGGGGCGTCTTCACACTCGTCCTCGTCATCGGCCTGGCCATCGTCGTGGGCGTCGTGTTCGTCGAGCAGTCGCAGAGGCGCATCCCGGTCCAGTACGCCAAGCGCATGATCGGGCGCCGGTCCTACGGTGGCACGACGACCTACATCCCGCTCAAGGTCAACATGGCGGGCGTCATCCCGGTCATCTTCGCTTCGTCGATGCTGTACCTGCCGTCGCTCCTTGCGCAGTTCAACACGCCCACCGGTCCCGGTGAGACTCCGCCGGGATGGGTTCAGTGGATCAACACCTACCTTGTCCGCGGTGACCACCCCGTGTACATGGCCGTGTACTTCCTCCTCATCATCTTCTTCACGTACTTCTACGTCACGATCACGTTCAACCCCGACGAGGTTGCCGACAACATGACGAAGTAC from Falsarthrobacter nasiphocae includes the following:
- the rpmD gene encoding 50S ribosomal protein L30, which translates into the protein MAKRLVANDANIEITQIRSGIGGKQNQRDTLRSLGLKHIGDTVVRKADAVTVGMVNTVSHLVQVEEAK
- the secY gene encoding preprotein translocase subunit SecY; the protein is MLTAIGRAFRTQDLRRKLLFTLLILAIYRLGVFIPAPGVSYENVQQCLNMNVTQGGAYQFVNLFSGGALLQVSIFALGIMPYITASIIVQLLRVIIPRFQELHEEGQTGQAKLTQWTRYLTIALGILNATTLITTARTGALFNHQCPLPVIPNDDIVTILLMIITLTAGTALMMWMGELITERGVGNGMSLLIFISIASGFPAAMDAIIKAKGWGVFTLVLVIGLAIVVGVVFVEQSQRRIPVQYAKRMIGRRSYGGTTTYIPLKVNMAGVIPVIFASSMLYLPSLLAQFNTPTGPGETPPGWVQWINTYLVRGDHPVYMAVYFLLIIFFTYFYVTITFNPDEVADNMTKYGGFIPGVRAGRPTAQYLSHVISRITLPGALYLGLIAAVPLVALVWVGANQNFPFGGTSILIMVGVGLETVKQIDAQLQQRHYEGLLR
- the rpsE gene encoding 30S ribosomal protein S5; this encodes MTEANAAEATEAATANSGSEDRRGARRDGGRGGERGGRREGGRGGRDSRDSRGNDDKDKFLERVVTINRVAKVVKGGRRFSFTALVVVGDGNGMVGVGYGKAKEVPAAIAKAVEEAKKSFFRVPRIGGTIPHIVQGEAAAGVVLLRPASPGTGVIAGGPVRAVLECAGIHDVLSKSLGSSNAINIVHATVAALQGLEEPAAVAARRGLALDEVVPASILRAMQNEKAGA
- the rplO gene encoding 50S ribosomal protein L15 gives rise to the protein MAENTTEHALKVHHLRPAPGAKKAKTRVGRGEGSKGKTAGRGTKGTKARYQVKAGFAGGQLPLHMRLPKLRGFKNPFRVEFQVVNLDRIQELFPEGGTITVDDLVAKGAVRKNELVKVLGSGEINVKVDVKVHAFSASAEQKITAAGGSITGEL
- the rplR gene encoding 50S ribosomal protein L18, which translates into the protein MAININKKRNTKNKQAARSRRQLRIRKRIAGTAARPRLVVNRSARHMFVQVVDDSRGVTVASASTMEADLRGFDGDKSAKAKRVGELVAERAKAAGVEAVVFDRGGNRYHGRVAAVAEGAREGGLAL
- the rplF gene encoding 50S ribosomal protein L6, with amino-acid sequence MSRIGRLPISVPAGVEVKVEGNLVTVKGPKGTLEHTVASPITVALDENTLQVSRPDDQRESRSLHGLTRSLINNLIIGVTQGYEKKLEIVGTGYRVQAKGQDLEFALGYSHPITVKAPEGITFTVESPTKFSVSGISKQQVGEVSANVRKLRKPDPYKGKGVRYAGEQIRRKVGKAGK